In Kwoniella dejecticola CBS 10117 chromosome 6, complete sequence, a genomic segment contains:
- a CDS encoding glutamine-fructose-6-phosphate transaminase (isomerizing): MCGIFGYCSFLVEKDRKYVCDVLCNGLARLEYRGYDSAGIGIDGDTPTSPLILFKTVGKVASLRKDINEATATPSPAEDAQADAHKVDMGKVFLSQTSMAHTRWATHGVPSNTNCHPHVSNVLTEFSLVHNGIITNYKELKLVLLKRGYTFHTDTDTEAVAVLCKYVWDSQPHKRLNFTELIKTVIKELEGSFAFVFKSTHFPDEIVAARRGSPLLIGVKTDRKLKVDFVDVELPTNEERVDGVDAAGLLAVPNSVADGHSAAGPKLRRSQSRAFLSEDGMPQPIEFFVASDASAVIEHTKRVLYLEDDDIAHIAEGELHIHRLRRDDTVSSVRAIEHLEIELAEIMKGQYDHFMQKEIYEQPESVVNTMRGRVNFDTRQVLLGGLKAYLPVIRRGRRLLFVACGTSYHSCIAVRGVFEELTDIPVAVELASDFLDRRTPVFRDDVAIFVSQSGETADTILAMRYCLERGALCLGVVNTVGSTLSRETHAGIHINAGPEIGVASTKAYTSQYVALVMMAVQLSDDSILKTARRQQIIDGLHDIPAQIRKVLAMDKALQEMAKTMLAKEKSLLIMGRGYQYATCLEGALKIKEVSYMHSEGILAGELKHGPLALVDEHLPVIFIMTRDSLYPKVQSALAQVTARKGRPIIICNEDDETVSDAAKCIRVPQTVDCLQGLINVIPLQLLSYHLAVMNGVDVDFPRNLAKSVTTE; the protein is encoded by the exons ATGTGTG GGATTTTCGGCTACTGTTCCTTCCTGGTAGAGAAGGATAGGAAATATGTCTGTGACGTTCTGTGTAATGGTCTAGCTCGTCTTGAGTACAGAGGATATGATTCTGcgg GTATCGGAATTGATGGAGACACCCCTACTTCACCCCTAATCCTTTTCAAGACCGTCGGAAAGGTCGCATCCCTCAGAAAAGACATCAACGAAGCTACCGCTACGCCCTCGCCCGCCGAAGATGCCCAGGCTGATGCCCACAAAGTGGACATGGGCAAGGTGTTCCTCAGTCAAACTTCCATGGCTCATACTAGATGGGCAACTCACGGTGTACCCTCCAACACAAATTGTCACCCTCATGTCTCCAACGTCCTCACTGAATTCAGCTTGGTCCACA ATGGTATCATCACCAACT ATAAAGAACTGAAGCTCGTTCTCCTGAAGCGAGGCTACACCTTCCACACCGACACTGATACCGAAGCCGTTGCCGTGCTGTGTAAATACGTATGGGACAGTCAACCCCACAAGCGACTGAACTTCACCGAACTGATCAAGACTGTGATCAAGGAGCTC GAGggttctttcgctttcgtTTTCAAATCCACCCATTTCCCAGACGAGATTGTCGCCGCTAGGAGAGGATCTCCGTTACTCATTGGTGTCAAGACTGACAGGAAGTTGAAGGTTGATTTTGTGGACGTTGAACTACCCACAAACGAGGAGCGAG TCGACGGTGTAGACGCCGCAGGTCTCCTTGCCGTCCCCAACTCCGTTGCCGATGGCCACAGCGCTGCTGGCCCGAAGTTACGAAGATCCCAATCGCGAGCTTTCCTTTCCGAAGATGGCATGCCTCAACCCATCGAGTTTTTCGTTGCTTCAGATGCTAGTGCCGTTATCGAACACACCAAGAGAGTACTTTACcttgaagacgatgatatcgctcatatcgctgaaggag AACTCCACATCCACCGACTCAGAAGAGACGACACGGTATCCTCCGTCCGAGCCATCGAACACCTCGAGATCGAACTTGCCGAGATCATGAAGGGACAATACGACCACTTcatgcagaaggagatctACGAACAACCAGAATCGGTAGTCAACACAATGCGAGGACGAGTCAACTTCGATACCCGACAAGTGTTGCTGGGTGGCCTCAAAGCATATCTCCCTGTGATcagacgaggacgaagactGCTCTTCGTCGCTTGTGGTACCTCATACCACTCGTGTATTGCTGTCCGAGGTGTCTTTGAGGAATTGACCGATATCCCGGTAGCGGTCGAATTAGCCTCCGATTTCCTAGACCGACGAACGCCGGTCTTTAGAGACGATGTCGCTATATTTGTCTCCCAATCCGGAGAGACAGCCGACACTATCCTGGCCATGCGATACTGCTTAGAAAGGGGAGCGTTGTGTTTGGGTGTGGTCAACACCGTTGGATCTACACTCTCTCGAGAGACCCACGCCGGTATCCACATCAACGCGGGACCTGAAATCGGTGTCGCTTCTACTAAAGCTTATACTTCCCAATACGTCGCGCTCGTCATGATGGCCGTTCAACTTTCAGATGACTCGATACTCAAGACCGCCAGACGACAGCAGATCATTGATGGTCTTCACGATATCCCCGCGCAGATCAGGAAGGTGTTGGCTATGGACAAGGCGCTTCAAGAGATGGCGAAGACTATGTTGGCCAAGGAGAAGAGTTTGTTGATTATGGGTAGAGGATACCAAT ATGCCACTTGTTTAGAGGGTGCCctgaagatcaaggaggtcTCATATATGCACTCTGAAGGTATCTTGGCTGGAGAGTTGAAACACGGTCCCCTTGCTTTGGTCGACGAACACCTTCC GGTAATCTTCATCATGACCCGAGATTCTCTCTACCCTAAAGTTCAGTCCGCTTTGGCCCAAGTCACTGCCAGAAAAGGGCGACCTA TCATTATCTGtaatgaagacgatgaaacCGTTTCCGATGCCGCAAAATGTATCAGAGTTCCCCAGACTGTCGATTGTTTGCAAGGTTTGATCAATGTCATCCCTCTCCAATTACTATCTTACC ACTTGGCGGTCATGAACGGTGTGGACGTTGACTTCCCTCGAAATTTGGCTAAATCCGTCACTACCGAGTAG